The genomic region TTTGCATTTTCGGTTATGATATCCTGTTCGATCATATCGATGTTTCTTTCACTTCGGAATGTTTTTCTTCATAATTCAACATCCCTTCACTTTTAGCAATTAACGAGCAAACCGTTGCATCCCCAGTTACGTTCACCACCGTCCTCATCATATCCAATATTCTATCTACCGGAAGAATGATCCCTATCCAGGCCGGATTTAATCCAACCGATTGTAGCACTATTATTAACATCACCAACCCTGCACTAGGTACAGCCGCAGAGCCAATAGAAGCTAATGTGGCAGTTAATACGATGGTAAGTTGTTGACCAATGGTAAGGTCTATCATATGCAATTGTGCCAAGAAAACAACTGCAACTGCTTGATATAAGCATGTCCCATCCATATTTACGGTGGCTCCAATTGGTAATACAAAACTCGTTATTTTCTTATCAACTCCTAAGTTATCTTCAACGCACTCCATGGTTACAGGTAAGGTTGCAGCACTGCTGGATGTTGAGAAAGCCAAAGTTTGCGCCGGACTCATCGCTTTGAAAAACCCGAAATAAGAAATAACGCGAATGAATATTTTAAAAATACCTGGATAAACAAAAAAGATCATTAAACTCAACCCTAAAAACACGGTAAGGGAATACCAGCTAAGGCCTTTAAAAATTTCGATCACTTTACCAATATCATCACCTGCCATTTTACTTACTACGCCAGCTAAAAGTGCAAATACGAAGAAAGGAGCAGCTTTCATTATCAAAGCAACCATTTTCAAAAACACTTCCATTACCCCATCTACAAAAGCCATTACCGGTTTAGATTTTTCATCTGGAATAAAAAGAAGGCTTATTCCGAAGAAAAGGGCAAAGAAAATTACTTGAAGCATGAGTCCGTTATCGGCCAAAGAAGTAAAAATATTATCTGGGACAATATCTACCAAAGGCTGTAATGGGCCAGATTCTTTGGTTTTGTTGGCTGTATTTAATTTTTCGCTTACCGAAGCGTCTTTTAATTCGGAGCGGGATAATTCTGAAATATGTTGGGCACGATCTAGAAAGTCTGGATCTTGCAGGTAGTTAATCCCATCTTTTATCTCCAAGTTCTCTGAAGCCGCCCAAAGCTCGTAACTAATTCTATTGTCTATTCGGCTATCTTCGTCGATTAACTTTCCAGGACCTATTAGGTTCACTAAAAGTAATCCGAGTCCAACCGCAAGGATAGTGGTTGTTAAATAA from Galbibacter sp. BG1 harbors:
- a CDS encoding dicarboxylate/amino acid:cation symporter, whose amino-acid sequence is MKKLALHWQIIIGLVLGVVWAILSSKLGWSQFTIDWIAPFGTIFINLLKLIAVPLVLFSIINGVANIGDPSSLGRMGGKTLLAYLTTTILAVGLGLLLVNLIGPGKLIDEDSRIDNRISYELWAASENLEIKDGINYLQDPDFLDRAQHISELSRSELKDASVSEKLNTANKTKESGPLQPLVDIVPDNIFTSLADNGLMLQVIFFALFFGISLLFIPDEKSKPVMAFVDGVMEVFLKMVALIMKAAPFFVFALLAGVVSKMAGDDIGKVIEIFKGLSWYSLTVFLGLSLMIFFVYPGIFKIFIRVISYFGFFKAMSPAQTLAFSTSSSAATLPVTMECVEDNLGVDKKITSFVLPIGATVNMDGTCLYQAVAVVFLAQLHMIDLTIGQQLTIVLTATLASIGSAAVPSAGLVMLIIVLQSVGLNPAWIGIILPVDRILDMMRTVVNVTGDATVCSLIAKSEGMLNYEEKHSEVKETSI